The DNA window cacaatatttttgaatttatggTGGATTTGGTATGAAATTCAACATATATGATggttggtaaaaaaaaaaaatcaaaaagaaaaatgaattttataagTGACATTTATGATAAGAAGTCAATTTGTTTTATAAGATTGAATTGGACAAAGAAAATACAATGCTCGATTGGAAACAACATTTGCTTTAAGGTAAATTGAATGACGTCTAGAAAGAAAAACGCCCTTATCTTCTTTGGTGCCAGTGgcaataatttaaatattttttatagcgAAAATAATCAATCTTACTTAAAAAAGGTGCTTGTTTAGTAAGACTGATTTTCGAGTTCAAGCTGTATATAGATTGAGTGCTTGAGTGTGTCTTTCTCGTATTGATCAAggcatattttatttaatttagttaTGAGATTGTGTATTAAAAATTATAGCTCATTGTCTCCTCATACCATATCTTATTTGGACAGTAACATTTTTCATTATGTTCAAGTAAAATTTTATCCTTCCTCgataattatatcaaatcatacTAATTTATGTtaagtttttattataatagacataatatataaacgtgTTTTTGAATTTGGATTGAGCTAACATCTATATCTTTCAACCTTAGGTGTGCCCAAGTATACACATGTTCTATATGTATAATATGTGTcatacatgacataatacaaaTCAACTCAAATATATATCACGTGAGTTGCCATATAAGACACTGTCTATTAACTTTTTATTCGATTATGTATACCTAAAATTGAAAGACATAAATCCGAAAATAAACAACCAACTAATTTTCTTATTATGCAGTCGATACTGCCTGGATTTACTTATTTGCCCTCTATTGATTTTTAGTGTTCCTATTATGCCCTTGTTATGTCGGCTCTTTTATTCAGAAGAACCCTAATTGTGACTCTTCTAAGTTCATCTTTGTTCAATATTTCTTTCTGGCGAAACTCAAGGTACTTGCTAAGTTTTTTAGTTTCTCAAAAccataaaaattgaatcttttttttcatattcatgtgggtttttaatgtttttccatttttcactttctctgtatgtgttttttttcttcatattcgtgtgtttttttttttttactgtttttattattttactgtCTTTGTATGAGTCTTTGTTCTTTCTATTCATGTGGGTTGCTGCTAATTTATCATTTtgagtgtgtttggtacgaaggaaaatgttttcagTGGAAAATAAGTGTTCTTGTTGAAACTTGTTTTGTGTTGTTTGGTAAGTAAGTAAAAAATACCATTCAAAAGCATGTGTAGGGGtaggggtgtgtttggtatgaaaggaaaatgttttccgcAGAAAATAAgtagtatgtttttaaaacttgttttgtGTTGTTTGATAAGTAAGCAGTAAATATTTTTCGAAAGCATCTGTATCTAATCTAATTAGACACTTTGCGGATTGAGGTGGGGGTAGCCGTGTAGGGGTGTGTTTGGAatgaaaggaaaatgttttatgtggaaaataagtgttttttgAACTTGTTTTGTGTTGTTTTGTAAGTAagcaatatatattattcagaAGCATGTGTATCTAATCTAATTAGACACTATGTGGTTGAGATGGGGGTAGGGGTGTGTTTGGTTTTCTTGTGTTTGGTAAGTGAGCAAAATATGTTATTCCGAAAGCATGTGTATATTATCTATACATGGGGTTGGGTTGGGGGGTCGAGAAAATGTCGGCTATTGAGATAAGGGTGGAATGTGTCATGTGtgaggatgatgatgaggaGACAATCAGTGTTGAATGTCACTATGAAACTTGTTTTTTAAGTAAATTGTCGTcgtatagaaaatattttccaaaaattttgACCAACCAAAGATGAGAAGACTGAAAGGAATATTTTCCTCTGTACCAAACACGCCcttcactttctccattttCGTACACTTCCaaggaataattttttaatcttccATTTTTCCATGCTATGTGATAACCCCTTCATGGTTGTTCTGGATTAAGAAGATGCTTAGAAACTCAAAATTTCTGTCTTTCTTGTTTTATCTACAGGTAAAGACATAAGCAAAGATGTATCTCCAGTTTTACATTAACGATAATGGTGATAAAGTTTACACCACTAAGGTATGATTCTTGGAGATTTTGAGCATCTTATTTAGTATATGATCTTTATATTGTTTTAGGACTTCAATGGTGAAGTATGCAAGTTCTTATTGGTACATTTTGTTTGTGTAATTGTGTTTCAACTTGCAAATGGGGTCTGATTGTTGAATTGAGAACTACActtcaactttttcattttttttttgcaagttGAAATACTCATTTGAAAGTGAATTTAGAGTTGattcaaaacttcaaattttacatacttgtttttttggttaaaaaagaACTGCAACTACCCAAACATAACTTGAATGTCCACGAACGTTTTCCACCTTCAACTTcaaatactttttctttttccagcTTCAACTTCTAATTCTGTCCAAACAGTATctctttttacccttttttccAATACTGAAGTTGAGGTGATACAGACAAAAGacatttcttatttattattccTCAGTGCAGTAAGAATGGTGGTAGGAGGGAACAATGCATCCCTTTTATTGAATTCATTTCTTGTATAAAGATTTGCTTAATATCACACAATGTGTTGCCTTAAGACTTAAAGAATGTCTTGGAAGTGATGTTAAGCAAATAATTGTGTGTTGTAGTTCTAATTCTGGGAGGTTAGATGTTGGCGACGGAGATCTGCTGAAACAGATTGAACGTTGCAGTGTTCATTTACAGCTTGAATGATGAAGGAATATCGTAATTAATATTTGTAAGAATTCAGTTGATAGTAGCTTGTGTGCAGTGAAACTTTTTACTTCAAAAGAGTCTTGTTTTATTGAGATAAAATGAGTTTGCAACACTTTATAAACATTATAAACAAGAAGGATACTacttcctccatttcaatttgtttgtctagtTGACTTAACAAGGAGTTGAAGAAATTCGaaagtaaacaaacaaattgaaactgaCGGTGTAACAAATTATGGCACTACTATCAAAATCTTCCATCTAACAAGCTGCAAATTTGTATTGAACATAAAAAAGAATGCTCTGCTTCTCGACTGTGAGTGTTGGTTGTTCTATTTCATCTCACTTCTCGCCTTGGCCGAACCTAAGTTTTagattctcttttttcttttagtgaATGTTGGTGTCAGTCTCTTACTTTACATGTCTTGAGTCCTGACCCATGTCGGTTTTACTCGTGCAGAAAGAATCACCACTAGGAAAAGCCACAGAGTCTGCTCACCCAGGTAAAAGTTATTATCTCTCTCGCTGCTCTTCTGTTTGGTGTTTGCCTGTTTGTCTATAGCCAGGACATAGGTGATGCCAATTCTTCTGTAACTGATCATTAACTTTGCTATATTGCAGCGCGGTTTTCACCAGATGATAAATTTTCAAGGCAGAGAGTGCTTCTTAAGAAGCGTTTCGGCTTGCTTCCAACACAAAAACCACCTCAAAAGTACTAGCAACTTTTGCTACAACATATTGTTCTTCTCTCCTTTGTTAAAGCGCGTGTCGTTATTCAAACACTCTTCTTCTCTTATGATAGTTTTCGGTTTGTCTAACTTTAGTAGTATATCTCTCAATATATGTTGGTATTATTGAGTCTTTATATGTTAGTTGTTTGTCGAAACCAAAAATGTAATAGATTGTAATGTTGCATCTCAACATTGGCAGTATTCTCTCAATATGGTAGTATTAAGTTAGTACTtgctctgtccacttttatttgttagttgtattaaaaatagatgtccattTTTACTTTGTTCACGTGAAACTTTTCACTAAGGTTTTATTATAAGAAGGGCAAATATGAGAAAACCCGATAATGATAAGTGTGTGAAGTGATTTAAAGCTTAACGAAGGCTAATTTATCTCTCAATCTTTAACTATGATTAAAcgttatcattttttttaaaattatgttatcaATTTATTGGATTTGGATCAAGGCAATTCTTTTCCCCAACGGCAAGCCGCAAGAGTACTATTATTGCCTTTCTAtgtatttttacttgtttattataCTAAAATGTCTACTTTTACTTATGCAATTTAGAATATTAAGAGATAATTATTACTTAATTCTTAATTTACTTATATTATTGACTATGAAAAAGGGTCACAAGTACCTTCAAATTACTCGAAATAGAGCACATATACCCTAAATTTGTTTTTGATCTCAAAACTAACCCACCAGTCTGACtaataaaaaatgtatgaaGATTTAGATAAAAGAACTAACACAAGGGCAAAGTTGGACAATACAAGGAAACAAGGGCAAAATTGACATTTTACCTTCAATAATTTGGGAatataatgaattttattttgtgttgtttaatATTGTAATCTGAGAATTTTCGTACGTATCAACAATGGAGAATTCGAGCCCATCAACAAGCCGGAAACGGCGACGCGCCGGCGAGCCCAGTCCCGAGCCGGAATCGGACCTCAATGACGATCAATTACTATCACTTGAAGAAAGTTTCAACTTCAGTGATACTCTGGTGGCTCTTCACATGATGCGTGCTCACTTTCCCCGTATTGataaggtatttttttttttttttgattttttggacATAATTTTGATAATCATGAGTTGAATTAGTGAAATTGTTAACAGACTATTTTAGCTTATAAGATTGTTGTTATTAGTGAATAATTTAGTAACCTGTAATTTTACATATGAACACTAGTAGCAAATAAGAAGAAGGTAGAATCATGCttcatttatttcaatttgtttgtctggttttgacttgacacggactttaagaaaataagaaacttttgaattttgtcgTGTTTAAACTAAAGATGGATAGAATGTAACAAAATGATGTTCAAACTTCTCAACTTGCCATTAAAGGAAAGAAACATTgttttttg is part of the Solanum stenotomum isolate F172 chromosome 8, ASM1918654v1, whole genome shotgun sequence genome and encodes:
- the LOC125872876 gene encoding H/ACA ribonucleoprotein complex subunit 3-like protein, whose translation is MYLQFYINDNGDKVYTTKKESPLGKATESAHPARFSPDDKFSRQRVLLKKRFGLLPTQKPPQKY